Proteins encoded within one genomic window of Flavobacterium gilvum:
- a CDS encoding NAD(P)-dependent alcohol dehydrogenase has translation METTNVKAYGTEAADAPLKQMDIQRRNASAKDIEIDILYCGVCHSDLHTARNDWGFTTYPTVVGHEIVGKVTKVGSEVTKLKVGDFAAVGCLVGSCHTCDNCKHDLEQYCSNGWIGTYNSPDKYLGGMTYGGYSEKIVVEEHFVLKVPANLNLAATAPLLCAGITTWSPLRHWKVGKGSKVAVVGLGGLGHMAIKLAKGLGAEVTLFSRTPGKEKDALELGADAVIISTETSQMAAVGGKFDLIIDTVPYVHDINPYVATLNTNGTLVLVGYLGGLEPFLNTVPMIMGRKSVAGSLIGGIAETQEMLDFCGEHNIVSEIEIIKMQEINEAYERMLKSDVRYRFVIDMASLKA, from the coding sequence ATGGAAACCACAAATGTAAAAGCTTACGGTACCGAAGCAGCAGACGCCCCTTTAAAACAAATGGATATCCAACGCAGAAACGCTTCTGCAAAAGATATTGAAATTGATATTTTGTATTGTGGCGTTTGTCACTCCGATTTGCACACTGCCAGAAACGACTGGGGATTTACGACTTATCCAACAGTTGTTGGTCACGAAATTGTTGGAAAAGTAACCAAAGTAGGAAGCGAAGTAACCAAACTTAAAGTGGGCGATTTTGCCGCTGTAGGATGTTTGGTAGGTTCCTGCCACACCTGTGACAATTGCAAACACGATTTAGAACAATATTGCTCCAATGGATGGATTGGAACCTACAACAGTCCGGACAAATATTTGGGCGGAATGACTTATGGAGGTTACTCCGAAAAAATTGTGGTTGAAGAACACTTTGTGCTAAAAGTACCTGCTAATCTTAATCTTGCCGCTACAGCTCCTCTACTTTGTGCGGGAATAACCACTTGGTCTCCACTTCGTCACTGGAAAGTTGGAAAAGGAAGCAAAGTTGCCGTTGTAGGATTGGGTGGATTGGGACATATGGCCATAAAACTTGCCAAAGGTCTTGGTGCCGAAGTCACCCTTTTTTCAAGAACACCCGGTAAAGAAAAAGATGCCTTGGAGCTTGGTGCTGATGCTGTAATTATTTCGACTGAGACAAGTCAAATGGCAGCTGTAGGAGGAAAATTTGATTTAATTATTGACACCGTTCCTTATGTTCATGACATAAATCCTTATGTTGCAACTTTGAATACCAATGGAACACTGGTTTTGGTGGGTTATTTAGGCGGCTTGGAACCGTTTTTAAACACTGTACCGATGATAATGGGAAGAAAATCTGTTGCAGGCTCTCTGATTGGCGGTATCGCCGAAACTCAGGAAATGCTTGACTTTTGTGGAGAACATAACATTGTCTCTGAAATTGAAATAATTAAAATGCAAGAGATTAATGAAGCCTATGAAAGAATGCTAAAAAGTGATGTTCGTTATCGCTTTGTAATTGATATGGCTTCGCTTAAAGCCTAA
- a CDS encoding sulfite exporter TauE/SafE family protein, whose protein sequence is MEHVGYLASLAIGISLGLIGGGGSILTIPILVYLFKIDPKLATSYSLFIVGITALSGCFSHYRLGNLKIKSALFFGIPSVFSILVIREVIILKIPNVLFTINDFQVTKNFLIMIVFAVLMIAASFSMIYKNNPQIHSSGTNYLQLALIGSVVGIVTGFLGAGGGFLIIPALIFFANLPMKQAVGTSLLIIFINSSIGFAGDLYIGTPINYAFLLTISAIAFMGMLIGTQLSKKINSAKLKPLFGWFILVMGIYIIIKEILSF, encoded by the coding sequence ATGGAACACGTTGGCTATTTGGCTTCTTTGGCTATAGGTATCTCATTAGGACTGATAGGTGGCGGAGGATCCATTTTGACGATTCCTATATTGGTTTATTTATTTAAAATAGACCCAAAATTGGCCACCAGCTATTCCTTATTCATCGTTGGGATTACAGCTTTGTCGGGATGTTTCAGCCATTACAGATTGGGTAATCTCAAAATCAAATCGGCTTTATTTTTTGGTATTCCTTCCGTATTTTCCATATTAGTAATCCGGGAAGTGATTATTTTAAAAATTCCCAATGTACTTTTTACAATAAATGATTTTCAGGTCACCAAAAACTTCCTGATTATGATTGTTTTTGCCGTATTGATGATAGCTGCTTCTTTTTCTATGATTTACAAAAACAATCCACAGATACATTCCTCGGGGACAAATTATTTACAATTAGCACTAATAGGTTCTGTAGTCGGAATCGTAACTGGTTTTTTGGGCGCAGGTGGAGGATTTTTAATTATTCCGGCTCTTATCTTTTTTGCCAATTTACCTATGAAACAAGCCGTTGGGACATCATTATTAATTATCTTTATTAACTCTTCCATTGGCTTTGCTGGTGATTTATACATTGGAACACCAATCAATTATGCTTTTTTGTTAACCATTTCGGCAATTGCTTTTATGGGAATGCTTATTGGTACTCAATTATCAAAAAAAATAAACAGCGCCAAATTGAAACCTCTTTTTGGGTGGTTCATTTTGGTGATGGGAATTTATATTATTATTAAAGAGATTCTAAGCTTTTAA
- a CDS encoding 2'-5' RNA ligase family protein, with the protein MEKTYSLVIHPSESILALVKSIKEQLATEVGWFNSKNSVGHITICEFKATEKQLENIKNKIQKICDTLSAVNVHLNEFSSFPNGAFFIAPDKDSHKNLKHIMKQFHKSLLIPNMLKSDNPHLSIARRLKPENLAKANKMFTSIDLNFICDSVVLRQFDEQIKQFFVIDTLKFGDNPKSNIIQGTLF; encoded by the coding sequence ATGGAAAAAACCTATTCTCTTGTTATTCATCCTTCCGAGTCTATTCTTGCTTTGGTGAAATCAATAAAAGAACAACTGGCGACAGAAGTGGGTTGGTTCAACAGTAAAAATTCGGTGGGGCATATTACCATCTGCGAGTTTAAAGCAACCGAAAAACAATTAGAGAACATCAAAAATAAAATCCAAAAAATATGCGATACCCTCTCGGCTGTAAATGTACACTTGAATGAATTTAGTTCCTTTCCCAACGGTGCTTTTTTCATTGCTCCCGACAAGGATTCTCATAAAAACCTGAAGCACATCATGAAACAATTTCACAAATCTTTGTTGATTCCTAATATGCTCAAAAGCGACAATCCTCACCTCTCCATAGCCCGAAGACTCAAACCCGAAAATCTTGCCAAAGCCAATAAAATGTTTACCTCAATAGATCTGAATTTTATCTGTGACAGTGTGGTTTTGAGACAATTTGACGAGCAAATAAAACAGTTTTTTGTTATTGATACTTTAAAATTCGGGGACAATCCAAAAAGTAACATTATTCAAGGGACTCTTTTTTAG
- a CDS encoding c-type cytochrome: MKAEIKLLVVFALLIVSGTKSIAQEISWVAPEYSSSLKNPFAGNQNAIKEGGVIFNEMCVLCHGVKGQGNGEAGVNMQPRPANLLALNVKNQSDGAIFWKITHGNASMATYFGILTDDQRWKLVNYIRELEKK; the protein is encoded by the coding sequence ATGAAAGCAGAAATTAAACTTTTAGTTGTGTTTGCTTTACTAATTGTGTCAGGTACAAAAAGTATAGCGCAAGAAATTAGCTGGGTTGCACCAGAATATTCGAGCTCTTTAAAAAACCCATTTGCAGGAAATCAGAATGCCATTAAAGAAGGCGGAGTAATTTTCAATGAAATGTGTGTTTTGTGTCACGGTGTTAAAGGTCAGGGGAATGGAGAAGCAGGCGTTAACATGCAGCCTCGTCCCGCAAACTTATTAGCATTAAATGTAAAAAATCAGTCAGACGGTGCAATTTTTTGGAAAATCACCCACGGGAATGCTTCAATGGCTACTTATTTTGGAATTTTAACAGATGACCAAAGATGGAAACTGGTCAACTATATACGAGAATTAGAAAAAAAATAA
- a CDS encoding thioredoxin family protein has translation MKFAIKYTLIIALLFFVSITKAQKQDINFIENDYKSALEKAKSIKKPIFIMVYATWCPHCNKMKSTVLKDPVVVDFLNTNYINVSINGESETGKDFMKNFNVTSFPTYLYLNENETHLYSTGGEFTSEEFILESKKALNPNTQIPNLEKKFNDDNRSPENCLLYLSAIRKSIEKYKTDDVVAKYLATQPKDQLFTAINWRIIAFGLNKLDTKEFDFVLNHQSDFAKVSSPKRVDAKIVSVVNQTLTHNMENLDSITYDKNRIIAKNINSKKVDSLVFKYDLQMYEACKCWTKYKQTTLESVQKLVWNDYKTINEISKNYVLHVKEKKDLQTTIIWAKKSLELNNSAESNFLLARLYNKIKDKKSATEYARKAKAIITAMGWDTKEIDQFYLELGIK, from the coding sequence ATGAAATTTGCAATAAAATACACCCTCATCATCGCTCTTTTGTTTTTTGTTTCTATTACAAAAGCACAAAAACAAGATATCAATTTCATAGAAAACGATTATAAATCAGCACTTGAAAAAGCCAAATCGATTAAGAAACCAATTTTTATAATGGTTTATGCCACTTGGTGCCCTCATTGCAACAAAATGAAAAGCACCGTTTTAAAAGATCCTGTTGTAGTCGATTTTTTGAACACAAATTACATCAATGTTTCAATAAATGGTGAATCGGAAACAGGAAAGGATTTTATGAAAAATTTTAACGTAACTTCTTTTCCCACCTATTTATACCTGAATGAAAATGAAACCCATCTGTACAGCACCGGTGGAGAATTTACTTCTGAAGAATTTATTTTGGAATCCAAAAAAGCTTTAAACCCAAACACACAAATACCAAATCTGGAAAAAAAATTCAATGACGATAATCGAAGTCCTGAAAACTGTCTTCTTTATTTGAGTGCCATTAGAAAGAGCATTGAAAAATACAAAACGGATGATGTTGTTGCAAAATACTTGGCAACTCAACCAAAAGATCAACTGTTTACAGCTATAAATTGGAGAATTATTGCCTTTGGTCTTAATAAATTGGACACCAAAGAGTTTGATTTTGTTTTAAATCACCAAAGTGATTTTGCCAAAGTTTCTTCTCCTAAAAGAGTCGATGCCAAAATTGTAAGTGTGGTAAATCAAACCCTGACTCATAACATGGAAAATCTGGATTCTATTACCTACGACAAGAACCGAATTATTGCAAAAAATATTAATTCGAAAAAAGTAGATTCTTTAGTTTTCAAATACGATTTACAAATGTATGAAGCCTGTAAATGCTGGACAAAATACAAGCAAACCACATTAGAATCTGTACAAAAATTGGTTTGGAATGATTACAAAACCATTAATGAAATCTCAAAAAATTATGTCCTTCATGTAAAGGAAAAGAAAGATTTACAAACAACTATTATCTGGGCAAAAAAGTCGCTGGAATTAAACAATTCAGCCGAGAGCAATTTTTTGCTTGCGCGTTTATACAACAAAATAAAGGATAAAAAATCGGCCACAGAATACGCCCGAAAGGCCAAAGCTATCATTACTGCCATGGGTTGGGATACCAAAGAAATAGATCAGTTTTATCTGGAATTGGGGATAAAGTAA
- a CDS encoding rhodanese-like domain-containing protein, translating into MNLTQEEWVSQFEADENAVILDVRTEDECNQGIIEGAINIDIHKGQEFVDAINALDKSKNYYVYCRSGMRSAKACEIMNELGIENAYNLLGGVIEWDGDLV; encoded by the coding sequence ATGAATTTAACACAAGAAGAATGGGTTTCCCAATTTGAAGCTGATGAAAATGCTGTGATATTGGATGTAAGAACCGAAGACGAATGCAATCAAGGCATAATCGAAGGAGCTATCAACATAGATATTCATAAAGGACAGGAGTTTGTCGATGCTATTAATGCATTGGATAAAAGCAAAAATTATTATGTGTATTGCCGCTCAGGAATGAGAAGCGCCAAAGCGTGCGAAATAATGAATGAGTTAGGCATAGAAAATGCTTATAATTTACTCGGCGGAGTAATAGAATGGGATGGCGATTTAGTATAA
- a CDS encoding MBL fold metallo-hydrolase: MQVEQIYTGCLAQGAYYITSNGEAAIIDPLRETQPYLDRIERDGVELKYIFETHFHADFVSGHLDLSKETNAEIVYGPTAQPEFKATVATDNQLFEIGNIKIKVLHTPGHTLESSTYLLIDENGKDHAIFSGDTLFIGDVGRPDLAQKAASMTQDQLAGLLFHSLRNKIMTLADDVIVYPAHGAGSACGKNMSKETISTIGNQKATNYALRANMTEAEFIAEVTEGLLPPPSYFGMNVAMNKKGYDSFQDVLQHGMNALSVTKFEAIADEKGALILDTRNSGDFAKGFIPQSINIGINGDFAPWVGALIANVNQPIILITEVGREKETVTRLSRVGFDHLIGHLEGGFDSWKKAGKDVDTVNRITADQFKAKVKIGESKIIDIRKPSEYSAEHVEEAFSKPLTNINDWIKDIDSKEHFFIHCAGGYRSMIAASILQARGFRNFSEIEGGFNAIAKTNIPKTDFVCQSKMLK, from the coding sequence ATGCAAGTCGAACAAATATATACTGGCTGTCTGGCACAAGGTGCTTATTATATCACTTCTAATGGAGAAGCGGCCATAATCGATCCGTTGAGAGAAACACAGCCCTATTTGGACAGAATTGAGCGTGACGGAGTTGAACTGAAGTATATTTTTGAAACTCATTTTCATGCTGATTTTGTTTCGGGTCACTTGGATTTAAGCAAAGAAACTAATGCTGAAATCGTTTATGGCCCAACAGCTCAACCCGAATTTAAAGCGACTGTCGCAACAGATAATCAATTATTTGAAATAGGAAATATCAAAATAAAAGTATTGCATACGCCCGGGCACACACTCGAGAGTTCCACTTATTTACTTATTGACGAAAACGGGAAAGATCATGCCATTTTCTCCGGTGATACTCTTTTTATTGGAGACGTAGGAAGACCGGATCTTGCCCAAAAAGCCGCTTCGATGACACAAGATCAGTTGGCAGGATTACTTTTTCATTCGTTAAGAAACAAAATAATGACACTCGCCGATGATGTTATTGTGTATCCCGCTCATGGTGCCGGAAGTGCCTGCGGAAAGAACATGAGCAAAGAAACCATTTCGACCATTGGTAACCAAAAAGCGACTAATTATGCGCTAAGAGCCAACATGACCGAAGCCGAATTCATCGCCGAAGTGACCGAAGGATTGCTCCCTCCCCCCTCCTATTTTGGGATGAATGTCGCAATGAACAAAAAAGGATATGATAGTTTTCAGGACGTGCTGCAACACGGGATGAACGCTCTTTCTGTAACCAAATTTGAAGCTATCGCCGATGAAAAAGGAGCTTTGATTCTAGACACAAGAAACAGTGGCGATTTTGCCAAAGGCTTCATTCCGCAATCCATAAATATAGGAATAAATGGTGATTTTGCTCCTTGGGTGGGCGCTTTGATTGCCAATGTAAACCAACCCATTATCCTAATTACCGAAGTCGGAAGAGAAAAAGAAACCGTAACCCGTTTGAGTCGTGTTGGCTTTGATCATTTGATTGGTCATTTAGAAGGCGGTTTTGATTCCTGGAAAAAAGCTGGCAAAGATGTAGACACCGTAAACCGAATCACCGCTGACCAATTTAAAGCAAAAGTAAAAATTGGCGAAAGCAAAATCATCGACATCCGTAAACCAAGTGAATACAGTGCCGAGCATGTCGAAGAAGCTTTTAGCAAACCACTGACAAACATTAACGACTGGATAAAAGACATTGATTCAAAAGAACATTTCTTTATTCATTGCGCCGGCGGTTACCGAAGTATGATAGCTGCATCGATATTGCAGGCACGCGGTTTTCGAAATTTCAGTGAAATAGAAGGTGGATTTAATGCCATTGCCAAAACAAATATTCCCAAAACCGATTTTGTGTGCCAAAGCAAAATGCTGAAATAA
- a CDS encoding NADP-dependent glyceraldehyde-3-phosphate dehydrogenase: MNTIPEEFQITAPLIQDTYLVNGKLKKWTGKTTPVYSTISSTEKYAPTLLGSIPFMGEAEALEVAESARAAFDNGQGLWPTMKVADRIKCMEKFVEKMKETRTEVVKLLMWEIGKSLGDSEKEFDRTVEYINDTIQSYKELNSDSAHFSKVQGINAMIRRGPIGVVLCLGPYNYPLNETFTLLIPALIMGNPVIFKPAKHGVLLISPLLEAFKNSFPKGVISIVYGRGREIASPIMKSGKVDILALIGNSKAAIALQDQHPNKNRLRLVLGLEAKNPAIILPDADLDLAIQECITGSLSFNGQRCTALKLIYVHENVAAEFNKRFAEKVDALKFGNPWEKGVALTPLPETEKPAYIEELINDAKEKGAKVINAKGGKRTDNFIYPAILYPVSKEMRVYNEEQFGPVVPVLTFKDIQEPLNDMAESNYGQQVSLFGKNIKTIAPLIDTLVNLVCRVNLNSSCQRGPDIFPFTGRKDSATGTLSIHDALRSFSIRTFVASKDNAYNNEILQDLLNSKESNFINTDYIL, from the coding sequence ATGAATACAATACCTGAAGAATTTCAAATAACAGCCCCTCTGATTCAAGATACTTATTTGGTAAATGGAAAATTAAAAAAATGGACCGGAAAAACAACACCGGTATATTCTACAATATCTTCAACCGAAAAATATGCACCAACATTATTAGGCTCTATTCCATTTATGGGTGAGGCCGAAGCGCTTGAAGTGGCCGAGTCCGCAAGAGCAGCCTTTGATAATGGGCAAGGATTGTGGCCAACAATGAAAGTTGCTGACCGTATCAAATGCATGGAAAAGTTTGTCGAAAAAATGAAAGAAACCCGAACAGAAGTAGTTAAACTTTTGATGTGGGAAATTGGAAAATCACTTGGTGATTCCGAAAAAGAATTTGACAGAACGGTAGAATACATAAATGACACTATTCAAAGCTATAAAGAATTAAATAGTGATTCAGCCCATTTTTCTAAAGTACAGGGTATAAATGCCATGATTCGAAGAGGACCTATTGGAGTAGTATTGTGTCTTGGACCATATAATTATCCATTGAACGAAACTTTTACGTTGCTTATTCCAGCTTTGATTATGGGAAATCCAGTAATCTTCAAGCCTGCAAAACACGGTGTTTTATTGATTTCTCCATTGTTGGAAGCATTTAAAAATAGTTTTCCTAAAGGTGTAATCAGTATTGTTTATGGTAGAGGACGCGAAATTGCTTCACCAATAATGAAATCTGGAAAAGTAGATATTTTAGCTTTGATTGGGAATAGTAAGGCGGCTATCGCTTTACAGGATCAGCATCCGAACAAAAACAGACTTCGTTTGGTATTAGGATTAGAAGCCAAAAACCCAGCGATAATTTTACCAGATGCCGATTTGGATTTGGCTATCCAGGAATGTATTACAGGATCATTATCGTTTAATGGGCAACGTTGTACAGCTTTGAAATTGATTTATGTACACGAAAATGTAGCAGCTGAATTTAACAAACGCTTTGCCGAAAAGGTTGATGCCTTGAAATTTGGGAATCCTTGGGAAAAAGGAGTAGCATTAACGCCACTTCCAGAAACCGAAAAGCCTGCCTATATTGAGGAGTTAATTAATGATGCAAAAGAAAAAGGTGCTAAAGTAATCAATGCAAAAGGAGGAAAAAGAACTGATAATTTTATTTATCCGGCTATTTTGTATCCGGTAAGTAAAGAAATGCGAGTGTATAATGAAGAACAATTTGGACCTGTAGTACCGGTTTTGACATTCAAAGATATACAAGAACCGTTGAATGATATGGCTGAGTCAAATTACGGACAACAGGTAAGTTTGTTTGGAAAAAACATCAAAACTATTGCGCCGCTTATTGATACTTTGGTAAACTTAGTTTGTAGAGTAAACCTGAACAGTTCTTGCCAAAGAGGACCAGATATTTTTCCTTTTACAGGAAGAAAAGATTCTGCTACAGGAACATTGAGTATTCATGATGCTTTGCGTTCGTTCTCTATCAGAACTTTTGTCGCTTCAAAAGATAATGCTTATAACAATGAAATTTTACAGGATTTATTGAATAGCAAAGAATCGAATTTCATCAATACCGATTATATTTTGTAA
- a CDS encoding Crp/Fnr family transcriptional regulator, whose translation MQEQLNKIFPSFSKELIQDIEANQIVKKINVGEIIMRTGQYIKNTVLVSKGTIKVYREDIDGGEFFMYYIQAGQACALSMVCSVNNEKSQIMAKVVDDVELIMVPLDLMDKWMMQHRSWYEFVIGSYRNRFEEVLELIDSIAFRAMDERLEFYLKRQVEACGCKELKLSHQEIGSDLNTSREVISRLLKKMEQRGLVVLNRNQIEILM comes from the coding sequence ATGCAAGAACAGCTGAATAAAATATTTCCTTCTTTTTCAAAAGAATTAATTCAGGACATTGAAGCAAATCAGATTGTCAAAAAAATCAATGTTGGCGAAATTATCATGCGCACCGGGCAGTATATAAAAAATACGGTTCTTGTAAGCAAAGGAACCATCAAAGTATATCGTGAAGATATTGATGGCGGCGAATTTTTCATGTATTATATACAAGCCGGGCAAGCCTGCGCCTTATCTATGGTTTGTTCTGTCAATAATGAAAAAAGCCAAATCATGGCAAAAGTAGTCGATGATGTTGAACTCATTATGGTTCCGCTAGATTTGATGGACAAATGGATGATGCAGCATCGTAGCTGGTATGAATTTGTGATTGGCAGTTATCGTAATCGTTTTGAAGAAGTTCTGGAATTAATTGACAGCATTGCATTCCGAGCGATGGACGAACGTCTCGAATTTTATTTAAAAAGACAAGTCGAGGCTTGCGGTTGCAAGGAACTTAAACTCTCGCATCAGGAAATCGGTTCCGATTTGAATACATCGAGAGAAGTCATTTCTAGATTGCTTAAAAAAATGGAACAAAGAGGTCTTGTAGTTTTAAACCGCAACCAGATTGAGATTTTGATGTAG